The segment CCCTAACCAACGGACTGATTTACTTTATTAAACGAACGCTGCTACCGTCGCCATGACTCCATCCGCACCGGAGGTTGCTCAAATTCCCGAACATTTGAATGTGCATTATTCCCTGGTGGAGGCTTTTGAAAGATACTTGCCGGCGCTCTAGGTCGCTTTTACACTGGGCTGCATGATGGTCTCGGCCCGTCGTTGTGAACGTGCCGTCCGAAGGGCGCGGGTCGGCGTTCTAGGGATTCGTACAGCGCCTAGCATTTTTGTCAGTAGCGGCTCCCCCCTCATCCGATCCATGATCGGTCACATCTCAGTGAATCATGACGGGAAGTCTCCCATGCCAACGAGTATGAATATCACTCAATTGTTCTACTCTGGTAGCCATTTGCATACCGTTTCAGGAGCAACTCACAGCGTCCTCCTGCGTGGCGGAGTCCTGCCACTGGCTGAACTCAACAGCACGCTCCCTACGGGATTGCTCGCAACCGATCAAAACGGCTCAGCCATGCACGCTGTTAACTCAGCTGACCAACTCAAGGTGTATACCCCATACGGCTACCACCGCGCTGCGCCATCAGGGCTGCAACTCGTAGCCTTTAACGGTGAACGGCTCGATCCAATATCGGCAGGTTACCCGCTCGGCAATGGCTACCGGCTATACAGTCCGGCACTGTTGCGTTACTTGGCGGCTGACAGCCTTAGCCCATTCGACATTGGCGGCATCAATCCCTATTGCTACGTGCTAGACGACCCCATCAATAAATCCGATCCTTCCGGACGTGCCCCAGGCATACCGCTGATAAACAAACTAGGTGTACTGGCAATCGCGAAAAAAAACCTTTTAGCAGGTCGCTTACCATCCAGGCTCATGGTGGGCCAGGCGAGGCGCTCGTGGGCAGTGAAAGACTGGGTGCAGCGGAATTTAATGCGTTTCTTCAAGAGAATGGCGTGTTTGCTGAAAAATACAAAAAAATAACGTTATGCATGTGTTATTCAGCCAGCACCGCCGAGAATAATTCGATTTCTTTTGGGCAAACATTCGCCAACTTTACCGGCCGTCCAATCAAAGCGTTCGATGGCATCGTATTTCACCTCGTGAGTGAATATAAAAAATCCGGAAAATTTGAAATTCAAATCTTGAAAAAGGACGCTCGCAATCACACCGATGCGCAAATCAGTGTCTCTCCGGACGTGCCCTTCAACTACCGCCCCAAAATATTCATGCCAATTGATCAACAAAAAAAGGTAAGGCAAGACTGACCAGTCGGAAATTTATAGGTTCGAGACAGCTCTAGTGCCACACTAAGAAATGTACAAAAATTTGAGCATGAAGAAAGCTTTAGCCTTTTCAAGACACAACAATGACGCCCCAACCGGCCTCAAATATCTTACGAGTAGTTGACCCATAGGGCAATGGAGGCTTTCTTGCTTAATCTATTCTACCAACACAGCACCTTGTGCACAGTCACTGACGCTCATCGTCAACGCTCCCTCTTTCGGTCCGATAAACATAGTCTGGCAGAACATAATTCCGATAGGAGTGGAGCACCTCTTCTGCTAGGCTACGGACCAAAGAAACATCATTCTGCATGACCGCTCTGGCCGGGATCTAGACGCTCACACCTATCTGCCTTTCGGATATTCAGTAAATTCCCCAGCCAGCGAATACTACAAGGCTTCAATGGAGAGTTCATTGAGCTACAGCTCGGCGCCTATCTACTAGATTTGGAATACCGCATGTATACGCCTGCACTGATGCGCTTTCAATCGCCAGACAACCTAAGCCCTTTTAGGCGGGGGGGGGATCAACTGTTATGCCTACTGTAGCAATGCCCCCGTCAACTACACCGACCCCACAGGCCATGCACTTGTCCACTTGAAAAATGGTCAAACACTGCAACCTTATAAGAACCACGCGGGGCCCCTGCCTAATGTGTTCAAGCTATCCAGGCTAAGACGCACAACCTCTCATGCTAGCGCGCTGAATCCAAACCCACCCAAATATGTTCCTCCCACAGAAGACTATTACAAGAGGATCAGGGAGCCTGACATATTTGAATCAATCATCAGCAATCTTACTTTCCAAGATGCCGCCGCCTTTGCAAAGACCGCCCAATCCAATAGAAGCTATGCCGTGCCGGTCATCGAGCGGTACATGTCAATAATCTCAGATACAGATGCCACCATGGAAGCCGTCCGGTCTGGCGTACTCCCCGGTGTCCCTAGGAGGTTTGGACAAAGCCTGGGCTTGGAGCTGAATCCCTATCTGCGAGACATAAACGCTTTAAGCTCAATTCATAGAGCAGCGCTTGGCGGCATCCGAAACGTTGTCCGACTTATAAGATTTAACGGGGAGTATGATGCACACGCAAATCGTTTGCGTCGCGACAGTCTGCTGGGAGAATGAACCACGGTCGAATCAGCGTGATTAAATTAACTTGCTATAAATACGCCTGGGATCAACTTACTTGTTCCCTTGATGCAGAAAGCCCCTCGAATTGAGGGGCCTCCATTATTCGACGCTAATTACGCCGCCCCCCACATCTTATGCGGGTCAATCACAAACTTCTTCGGCACACCCGCATCAAACTCGCCATACCCTTCTGGCGCCTGATCCAGGTTGATCACCTGCACGCCCACCACTTCGGCAATGTTGATGCGGTCCCACATGATTGCCTGCATCAGCTGGCGGTTGTACTTCATGGTTGGGGTCTGGCCGGTGTGGAAGCTGTGCGATTTGGCCCAGCCCAAGCCGAAGCGGATGCTCAGTGCACCGATTTTGGCAGCAGCGTCCACCGCACCCGGGTCTTCGGTCACGTACAGGCCCGGAATACCGATCTGCCCAGCCACACGGGTCACCTGCATCAGCGAGTTCAATACAGTTGCCGGCGCCTCGTGCTTGGCGCCTTCATGGCCATGACCGCGAGCTTCGAAGCCTACGGCATCGACGGCGCAATCCACTTCCGGCTCGCCGAGAATGTCCACGATCTGTTCGTGAAGCGGCGTGTCCTTGGACAGGTCGACCACTTCGAAACCCTGGGACTTGGCGTGGGCCAGGCGCGCAGGGTTCAGGTCACCGACGATGACGCAGGCGGCGCCCAGCAGGCGGGCCGAAGCGGCAGCAGCCAGGCCTACAGGGCCAGCACCGGCTACGTAGACGGTGCTGCCAGGGCCGACCCCAGCGGTCACCGCACCGTGGTAGCCGGTCGGCAGAATATCGGACAGGCAGGTCAGGTCACGGATCTTCTCCATGGCCTTGTCGCGTTCTGGCAGTTTCAACAGGTTGAAGTCAGCGTACGGCACCAGCACGTATTCGGCCTGGCCGCCCGTCCAGTCACCCATGTCGACATAACCGTAGGCACCACCAGCACGGGCCGGGTTGACGGTCAGGCAGACGCCCGTATGCATTTCCTTGCAGGAGCGGCAGCGACCACAGGCGACGTTGAACGGTACCGAGACCAGATCGCCGATCTGCATGCGCTCGACGTCACTGCCCTTCTCGACAATTTCGCCGGTGATTTCGTGGCCCAGCACCAGACCGACCTGGGCCGTGGTACGGCCTCGGACCATGTGCTGGTCGGAACCGCAGATGTTGGTGGAAACCACCTTGAGGATCACGCCGTGCTCGATCTTCTTGCCGCGTGGGTCTTGCATTTTCGGGTAGTCGATTTTCTGCACCTCGACCTTGCCCGCGCCGAGATACACCACTCCACGATTGCCAGACATGCTCTTACCTCGCTTTATTTGTATTTATGCAGCGGTGGTGAACGCGCCGCCATCCATGGGCGGCATGTGTTACTGGATGGGGGAATTGTGGGCTCGATGGGCGATGTCACAGTGACTGGTTGCGACAGGGGTATGCCTGTTAGCGGCGCCTACCGCCTGGAGGGTGAGCGGTCGCAGCCAAGCCGCTACCTGACATTTATTTGTATGCAGCCAGCGGTGGTGAACGCGTCACCCTCCATGGGCAGCCCGTGTCATTGAAATGTAGGGGTGGTGGGCGTGTTAAGCCGCTGTGCGGTGACTGGAGACAGCAGGGGATACTTTTTCACCGTGCCCCGTTTGGCAACCTATTAGTTTTGCCAGTGGTAGAGGCACGGCGGGTGTTGAGAATGGACGTGTGTCAACCGCGCTCATCCGTTGCACAGAGACGTTCATCATGACGACAACGAACCGTTCACTTTATTTCTACCAGGCCAACAGACTCATCGCAGTGCAACAGAGTGGCGACCACCGCTCAGTTTTTCGCACCGCAGGCACACCCTTAGCCGAACAATTATCAGGACAACTGGGCACGAGCCTGCTCGCAGTCGAGGGGAGCGGCACCGTACTGCGGGCCGGCTGTGCTGGTCAGAACGAACCACACCACTACACAGCTTACGGGTACGATCCGAAACTGCCGTCCTACATGACGCTGCTGGGGTTCAACGGCGAAGTATTAATTGCGTTGCAAGATGACTACGCCCTTGGCCAAGGCCATCGCTGTTTCAGTCCGGTGAGGATGCGCTTCAATACGCCCGATAGGTTGAGCCCTTTCGAGGCGGGCGGTTTGAATACTTACTGTTACTGTGAAGGGGATCCCGTCAATTACATAGACCCCAGCGGGCAAATGAAACGCTTAGGGAGGAACGCCAAGCCGTCCGTGAGTGCTCATAATGCGAGTACCCGACGACCCCGCCACTCACCGCCTCCCACCACCGGGTTGTCAAACTTAACAAACAACAACAAGACGGTGGCGGCCGCACAACCGCCTGCGTCAAGGAAACCCGCTGGGCTTTTACCCCGGCAGGCCGTATTACGTTCTGACAACCCCAATCCCAGCCCTAGGTCTGATTGGATAGAGGACCCCAGAAGTGACTCATTTATATTCAACGTAAATATAAACCCAAAACCCACGGCCGTGGTCACACCCATTCAAACTTCACGGCCATCAAGCCCCTACCGGCAGCAGCCCCACTCCCCTGCATCTTCAGCGAACTCGTCAAGGGACTCGACGCCCGCTGAAAGTCGATCATCCAGTCCTCCATCTGGACTGATACCCGACTTCGTTCAGAGAACTATCGATATTCGCCAAAGCTCTTTTTACAGCCGTCGACATGATCCATCTAATTTCTATGGCTCATAGCCAGCATGCCGGCTCCCACACGGGCATCCACTGCCCTGATGTCCAAACAGCCAGCACAACCGGTCAGAGCACAACCGTCCGATTGGCGTTCAGAAACACCCGCCTTTCAATGTGGTACCCCACCGCCCGCGCCAAGGTCAGGCACTCGATGTCTCGCCCTTTGGCGATCAGGTCCTCGGGGTAATAGGTGTGGTCCACCACCTCCACGCCCTGGGCGATGATCGGCCCTTCGTCCAGGTCGTTGTTGATGTAGTGCGCCGTGGCCCCGACCATCTTCACACCTTTGTTGTACGCCTGGTGGTAAGGCTTGGCGCCCTTGAAACCCGGTAGTAGCGAATGGTGGATGTTGATCGCGCGGCCATCGAGCTGGCGGCACAGTTCAGGCGAGAGCACCTGCATGTAGCGGGCGAGGATGACCAGCTCTGCGCCCGTGTCCTCGATCACCTGCAATACCTTGCGCTCCTGCGCAGGCTTGTCTTTGGGATCGAGCGCGAAGTGGTAGTAGGGAATCTTGTGCCAGTGTGCCAAAGGCTCGAGGTCGGGGTGGTTGGAAACCACCGCCGCCACGTCCATGCCCAGTTGACCGATGCGCTGGCGATACAGCAGGTCGTTCAGGCAATGATCGGCCTTGGAGACCATGATCACCACCTTGGGGCGATGGTTGGGCGCCGTCAGCTCGAACGCCATGCCAAACGCCTCGCTGCGCTCGGCAAGGCCTGCACGCAACCCGTCTTCGTCGAAGCCATCAGGCACGCGAAACTCCACGCGAATGAAGAAGCGCCCTGACAGCCGATCATCGAAGGAATGGTGCTCCGTCACGTAGCAGCGTTGCTCGAAGAGGTAACGCGTCACCACGTCGACGGTACCGAGCATGCTCGGGCAGTCGGCGGTGAGAATCCAGGTATCCGGTGCCCGACTCATGGTGTTTCTCCTTAAGCCTCGATGGCCAGTCCGTACTCAGCCGATGCGTCCTGCAGCCACAGCCACCAGTAATCGGAGAAGCTGCGGCGGATGACCAGTTCCCAGGTGTCTTCGGCGGTGCGCCGAATCACCAGTTGCGACTTGGCAAACACCGTGCCGACAGCCTTGCCGACCGGGAAGTTGTTCGGATGCACGTCATAGCTGGTGGATTTCATCAGCACTTCGCGCACGTTCGGGCCGCGCAGTTCCAGCAGGCTCTGCCCACCGCTGACGTTGACCACCTGGATGTGTTGCCCTTCCAGGGCATCGCGCAACTTCTGCTCAATCGCCACTTCCTGCCCACCCGGAACGATCAGCAGCCATTCGTCAGGGCCGACCCATTGCAGCGACAGGTCGCCATTGGCAACGACGGTCAGCGCCACCGGCAACTCCAGGCCCAGGGCCTTGTGGACGCCACCGGCAAAGGCGGGATCATGGCCGTTGCCACGCAGGGTCAGGTGACCGAGGAACTTGCGCTCGCGCAAGGTCACGCCGGCATTTTTGCGGCCCTTACCCACCAGGCTCGCCAGGTCGGCGTGGTGCAATGGCGACTCGGCCTTGGCCAAGGCACCAGGGTTTTGCTCGAAGACGTTGATAGCGCTCATTTCATACCTGCCTAGAATTCTTGTTCGTCGATGGGATGCAGACATCCGGTCCTGCAAACTCTGCCGGCCTCATCGCCGGCGAGCCTGCGCCGATCCTTGACATCTGCATCGCGCCATTAGGAGCAGGCCTGGCCTGCTCC is part of the Pseudomonas parafulva genome and harbors:
- a CDS encoding RHS repeat-associated core domain-containing protein, which produces MPTSMNITQLFYSGSHLHTVSGATHSVLLRGGVLPLAELNSTLPTGLLATDQNGSAMHAVNSADQLKVYTPYGYHRAAPSGLQLVAFNGERLDPISAGYPLGNGYRLYSPALLRYLAADSLSPFDIGGINPYCYVLDDPINKSDPSGRAPGIPLINKLGVLAIAKKNLLAGRLPSRLMVGQARRSWAVKDWVQRNLMRFFKRMACLLKNTKK
- the fdhA gene encoding formaldehyde dehydrogenase, glutathione-independent; translated protein: MSGNRGVVYLGAGKVEVQKIDYPKMQDPRGKKIEHGVILKVVSTNICGSDQHMVRGRTTAQVGLVLGHEITGEIVEKGSDVERMQIGDLVSVPFNVACGRCRSCKEMHTGVCLTVNPARAGGAYGYVDMGDWTGGQAEYVLVPYADFNLLKLPERDKAMEKIRDLTCLSDILPTGYHGAVTAGVGPGSTVYVAGAGPVGLAAAASARLLGAACVIVGDLNPARLAHAKSQGFEVVDLSKDTPLHEQIVDILGEPEVDCAVDAVGFEARGHGHEGAKHEAPATVLNSLMQVTRVAGQIGIPGLYVTEDPGAVDAAAKIGALSIRFGLGWAKSHSFHTGQTPTMKYNRQLMQAIMWDRINIAEVVGVQVINLDQAPEGYGEFDAGVPKKFVIDPHKMWGAA
- a CDS encoding RHS repeat-associated core domain-containing protein, yielding MTTTNRSLYFYQANRLIAVQQSGDHRSVFRTAGTPLAEQLSGQLGTSLLAVEGSGTVLRAGCAGQNEPHHYTAYGYDPKLPSYMTLLGFNGEVLIALQDDYALGQGHRCFSPVRMRFNTPDRLSPFEAGGLNTYCYCEGDPVNYIDPSGQMKRLGRNAKPSVSAHNASTRRPRHSPPPTTGLSNLTNNNKTVAAAQPPASRKPAGLLPRQAVLRSDNPNPSPRSDWIEDPRSDSFIFNVNINPKPTAVVTPIQTSRPSSPYRQQPHSPASSANSSRDSTPAESRSSSPPSGLIPDFVQRTIDIRQSSFYSRRHDPSNFYGS
- the purU gene encoding formyltetrahydrofolate deformylase, producing MSRAPDTWILTADCPSMLGTVDVVTRYLFEQRCYVTEHHSFDDRLSGRFFIRVEFRVPDGFDEDGLRAGLAERSEAFGMAFELTAPNHRPKVVIMVSKADHCLNDLLYRQRIGQLGMDVAAVVSNHPDLEPLAHWHKIPYYHFALDPKDKPAQERKVLQVIEDTGAELVILARYMQVLSPELCRQLDGRAINIHHSLLPGFKGAKPYHQAYNKGVKMVGATAHYINNDLDEGPIIAQGVEVVDHTYYPEDLIAKGRDIECLTLARAVGYHIERRVFLNANRTVVL
- a CDS encoding sarcosine oxidase subunit gamma; translated protein: MSAINVFEQNPGALAKAESPLHHADLASLVGKGRKNAGVTLRERKFLGHLTLRGNGHDPAFAGGVHKALGLELPVALTVVANGDLSLQWVGPDEWLLIVPGGQEVAIEQKLRDALEGQHIQVVNVSGGQSLLELRGPNVREVLMKSTSYDVHPNNFPVGKAVGTVFAKSQLVIRRTAEDTWELVIRRSFSDYWWLWLQDASAEYGLAIEA